One Egicoccus halophilus genomic region harbors:
- a CDS encoding D-alanine--D-alanine ligase family protein, producing MPSNVAVLSGGISLERDVSLRSGSRVADALADRGHDVTRVDVDGELVHVLERGGFDAAFLTLHGSAGEDGTVQALLELVGLSYTGPDVLASSLAWNKPIAQGIYRRAGIATPRGVTLTQQAFREMGAVAVVDRLADALGTPVVVKPATGGSSLGLSIVEDPAALPQAIVGAFSYADAVLLEQFVAGTEVAVTVLDGRALPAVEIRPKEGAYDFAARYTAGATEFHAPARLEDPVAAACAQAAVAAYEAIGARHISRADLIVDVHGVPWLLELDTCPGLTDTSLVPLAAEADGLPFAALCETLLGLALGDGPRTHAPLAAPVDEAPGGGR from the coding sequence GTGCCGTCGAACGTCGCCGTCCTGTCCGGCGGAATCTCACTCGAACGCGACGTCAGTCTGCGCTCGGGCAGCCGGGTCGCCGATGCCCTGGCCGACCGGGGCCACGACGTGACCCGTGTCGACGTCGACGGAGAGCTCGTCCACGTCCTCGAACGCGGCGGCTTCGATGCCGCCTTCCTGACGTTGCACGGCTCGGCCGGCGAGGACGGGACCGTGCAGGCCCTGCTGGAACTCGTCGGCCTGTCCTATACCGGACCGGACGTGCTCGCCAGCTCGCTGGCCTGGAACAAGCCGATCGCGCAGGGCATCTACCGACGTGCCGGTATCGCCACCCCGCGCGGGGTCACCCTGACCCAGCAGGCCTTCCGGGAGATGGGCGCGGTCGCGGTGGTGGACCGCCTGGCGGACGCGCTCGGGACGCCGGTCGTCGTCAAACCGGCCACCGGCGGATCGTCGCTCGGCCTGAGCATCGTCGAGGACCCGGCGGCCCTGCCGCAGGCCATCGTCGGGGCGTTCAGCTACGCCGACGCCGTACTGCTCGAGCAGTTCGTCGCCGGCACCGAGGTGGCGGTGACCGTGCTCGACGGACGCGCCCTACCGGCGGTCGAGATCCGTCCCAAGGAGGGCGCCTACGACTTCGCGGCGCGCTACACGGCCGGCGCGACCGAGTTCCATGCACCCGCGCGCCTCGAGGACCCCGTCGCCGCGGCCTGTGCGCAGGCCGCCGTCGCCGCCTACGAGGCGATCGGCGCGCGGCACATCTCCCGGGCGGACCTGATCGTGGACGTGCACGGCGTCCCCTGGCTGCTCGAGCTCGACACCTGCCCCGGGCTGACCGACACGTCGCTGGTGCCGCTGGCGGCCGAGGCGGACGGGCTGCCCTTCGCCGCGCTGTGCGAGACACTGCTGGGGCTGGCGCTCGGCGACGGCCCACGCACGCACGCGCCACTCGCCGCCCCGGTCGACGAGGCGCCGGGGGGCGGGCGATGA
- a CDS encoding HAD family hydrolase, which yields MTTSEIPIDPSAAPPPDEVEDHLRELEFEPAALPDPDGPAPRTVVFDIGEVLVDETRVWSIWADLLGVSPLTFAAVLGAAISQGEDHHVVFPHLAPNIVWEEFLDEHERRLGGLQEQDLYPDVRPCLAELRSLGFEVALAGNQPAIRTAQLQQLDLPHDRLATSDELGIEKPDPEFFASVLRLVDAPEPSDVLYVGDRIDNDVTPAAAFGMRTCWLRRGPWGHLQEPDDDLDIDLVLEGLGELPLLLAEWRG from the coding sequence ATGACGACCTCCGAGATCCCGATCGACCCGTCGGCGGCGCCACCGCCCGACGAGGTCGAAGACCACCTGCGCGAACTCGAGTTCGAGCCGGCCGCCCTGCCGGACCCGGACGGGCCCGCACCGCGGACCGTGGTGTTCGACATCGGCGAGGTACTCGTCGACGAGACGCGGGTGTGGTCGATCTGGGCCGACCTGCTCGGCGTCTCCCCGCTGACGTTCGCCGCGGTGCTCGGTGCCGCGATCAGCCAGGGCGAGGACCACCACGTGGTGTTCCCGCACCTGGCGCCGAACATCGTGTGGGAAGAGTTCCTCGATGAGCACGAACGCCGGCTCGGCGGGCTCCAGGAGCAGGATCTGTACCCCGACGTGCGGCCCTGCCTCGCCGAGCTGCGCAGCCTCGGGTTCGAGGTGGCGTTGGCCGGCAACCAGCCGGCGATCCGCACCGCCCAGTTGCAGCAGCTCGATCTGCCGCACGACCGGCTGGCGACCTCCGACGAACTCGGGATCGAGAAGCCCGACCCGGAGTTCTTCGCCTCGGTGCTGCGTCTGGTGGACGCCCCGGAGCCCTCGGACGTGCTCTACGTCGGCGACCGCATCGACAACGACGTCACCCCGGCGGCCGCCTTCGGCATGCGCACCTGTTGGCTGCGACGCGGGCCCTGGGGACACCTGCAGGAGCCCGACGACGACCTCGACATCGACCTGGTGCTCGAAGGGCTGGGCGAGCTGCCACTGCTGCTGGCGGAGTGGCGCGGCTGA